Proteins encoded by one window of Pseudomonas tructae:
- the cobN gene encoding cobaltochelatase subunit CobN produces the protein MHLLRTQPGGFVPDDSIADLGQTPAELVILCSGDSHLALLAETAQQLPEDFPSLRLANPMQVQNHASVDLYVDEVLRHAKVILVSLHGGVGYWRYGVEQLLELAARGVQLILVPGDDRPDPELSSLSTVPADQAERLWHFLRQGGKANALNLFNCLASQYLACDYPWSEPQQLPRTAVYHPRKAAAVLEDWFGQWQVEQPVVPILFYRSHLQAANTAFIDTFCERLQLAGLNPLPIAVASLKEAGCLQQVEDWLDQVDAALIINTTGFAQSSPEQPHLRPFRRDIPVLQAICAQDNEPAWQASEQGLGARDLAMHIALPELDGRIITRPVSFKDLAWRSERSQSDVVCYRAQPERMDFVAELARRWCELARLPNGHKRVALILANYPTRDGRIGNGVGLDTPAAALTILRALQAQGYPLAPLPESGTALIQALLGGVSNDLDSLDLRPCMQSMALDDYLAAFAALPEANQVAVRERWGEPSQDPMFRSGRMMIAGLRYGLTFVGIQPARGYQLDQSAVYHDPDLVPPHGYLAFYFWLRHGFAADALIHVGKHGNLEWLPGKGVGLSASCWPDALLGPLPNIYPFIVNDPGEGAQAKRRTQAVIIDHLMPPLTRAETYGPLRHLELLADEYYEAQLLDPRRARELQRDILALVRDNHIDRELQIEGALDDAAIWLPRLDTYLCDLKESQIRDGLHVFGESPAGRLRIDTLLALLRVERGDGRGANGSLLRALAKALNLGFDPLDCDLGQPWQGPRPALLVTSDEAWRTAGDTRERLELYAGQLIEQTLNGAVQLAQGPEWAQVRSILEALEQHVAPQLDGCGPAEMHGLLAALDGRFVPAGPSGAPSRGRLDVLPTGRNFYTVDVRNLPTTTAWRIGFTSANLILERHLQDHGDHLRQLGLSVWGTATMRTGGDDIAQAMALLGVRPVWASGSQRVDDFEILPLSLLDRPRVDVTLRVSGFFRDAFGNLIKLFDAAVQAVAALDEPDELNPLAAKVRSERAELQAQGLDAEQAGRQAGWRVFGAKPGAYGAGVQNAIDGRLWNDRQDLAEVYLNHGGFAYGAGDDGTPARADFARRLSQVQAVLQNQDNHEHDLLDSNDYYQFQGGMLAAVESLGGNSVASYHGDHSQPDRPRIRTLKEELNRVIRARALNPKWIDGAKRHGYKGAFELAATVDNLFAFDATTHLIDDHHYQALADAYVLDGPTREFIRQHNPDALRDITERLLEAQQRGLWQDPGDYREALEEQLLDGEEEN, from the coding sequence ATGCACCTGCTGCGGACCCAGCCCGGTGGCTTTGTACCGGACGACAGCATTGCCGACCTCGGCCAGACCCCGGCCGAGCTGGTAATCCTCTGCAGCGGTGATTCGCACCTGGCACTGCTGGCCGAAACCGCCCAGCAGTTGCCCGAGGATTTCCCCAGCCTGCGTCTGGCCAACCCGATGCAGGTACAGAATCACGCCTCGGTCGACCTTTACGTCGACGAGGTCTTGCGTCATGCCAAGGTCATCCTGGTGTCGTTGCACGGTGGCGTCGGCTACTGGCGCTACGGTGTGGAGCAGTTGCTGGAACTGGCAGCCCGTGGTGTACAGCTGATCCTGGTGCCGGGCGACGACCGCCCGGACCCGGAACTGAGCAGCCTGAGCACGGTGCCGGCCGATCAGGCCGAGCGGCTCTGGCACTTTCTGCGCCAGGGCGGCAAGGCCAATGCCCTGAACCTGTTCAACTGCCTGGCCAGTCAGTACCTGGCGTGCGACTACCCCTGGAGCGAGCCGCAACAGTTGCCGCGTACGGCGGTGTATCACCCGCGCAAGGCTGCTGCAGTGCTGGAGGATTGGTTCGGGCAGTGGCAGGTGGAGCAACCGGTGGTGCCGATCCTGTTCTACCGCTCGCACTTGCAGGCGGCCAACACCGCCTTTATCGATACCTTCTGCGAGCGTTTGCAACTGGCCGGGCTCAATCCCTTGCCGATCGCCGTGGCCAGCCTCAAGGAAGCCGGTTGCCTGCAACAGGTGGAAGACTGGCTGGACCAGGTCGATGCCGCGCTGATCATCAACACCACAGGCTTTGCCCAGTCCAGCCCCGAGCAGCCGCACCTGCGCCCGTTCCGTCGCGATATCCCGGTGCTGCAGGCGATCTGCGCCCAGGACAACGAACCGGCCTGGCAGGCCAGCGAGCAGGGCCTGGGCGCCCGCGACCTGGCCATGCACATTGCCTTGCCGGAGCTGGACGGGCGCATCATTACCCGGCCGGTCAGTTTCAAGGACCTGGCCTGGCGCAGCGAGCGCAGCCAGTCCGACGTGGTCTGCTACCGGGCACAACCCGAGCGCATGGACTTTGTCGCTGAACTGGCGCGGCGCTGGTGCGAGCTGGCGCGCCTGCCCAATGGGCACAAGCGCGTGGCGCTGATCCTGGCCAACTACCCGACCCGCGATGGCCGCATTGGCAACGGTGTCGGTCTCGATACCCCGGCTGCCGCGCTGACTATCCTGCGTGCCTTGCAGGCACAAGGTTATCCGCTGGCGCCTTTGCCCGAGAGCGGTACGGCGCTGATCCAGGCCTTGCTCGGCGGGGTCAGCAACGACCTCGACAGCCTCGACCTGCGCCCGTGCATGCAGAGCATGGCCCTGGACGATTACCTGGCTGCTTTTGCCGCCTTGCCCGAAGCCAACCAGGTTGCCGTGCGCGAACGTTGGGGCGAGCCGAGCCAGGACCCGATGTTTCGCAGCGGGCGCATGATGATCGCCGGCCTGCGCTATGGCCTGACCTTTGTCGGCATCCAGCCGGCGCGGGGCTACCAGCTGGACCAGAGCGCGGTCTACCACGACCCTGACCTGGTGCCACCGCACGGTTACCTGGCGTTCTACTTCTGGCTGCGCCATGGCTTTGCCGCCGATGCGCTGATCCACGTTGGCAAGCATGGCAACCTGGAATGGCTGCCGGGCAAGGGTGTTGGCCTGTCCGCGAGCTGTTGGCCGGATGCCTTGCTCGGCCCGCTGCCGAACATCTACCCGTTTATCGTCAATGACCCGGGCGAGGGCGCCCAGGCCAAGCGCCGCACCCAGGCGGTGATCATCGACCACCTGATGCCGCCGCTGACCCGCGCCGAAACCTACGGGCCGTTGCGCCACCTGGAGCTACTGGCTGACGAGTACTACGAAGCTCAGTTGCTCGACCCGCGCCGGGCCCGGGAGTTGCAGCGCGATATCCTCGCGCTGGTGCGCGACAATCACATTGACCGCGAGCTGCAGATCGAAGGCGCGCTGGACGATGCTGCCATCTGGCTGCCACGCCTGGACACCTACCTGTGCGACCTCAAGGAATCGCAGATCCGCGATGGCCTGCATGTGTTTGGCGAGTCGCCGGCCGGGCGCTTGCGCATCGATACCCTGCTGGCCCTGTTGCGGGTCGAGCGGGGCGATGGACGCGGGGCCAACGGCAGTTTGTTGCGGGCCTTGGCCAAGGCGCTGAACCTGGGCTTCGATCCGCTCGATTGCGACCTTGGCCAGCCCTGGCAGGGGCCACGGCCTGCGCTGTTGGTGACATCGGACGAGGCATGGCGCACCGCGGGCGATACCCGCGAGCGCCTGGAGCTGTATGCCGGCCAACTGATCGAGCAGACGCTCAACGGCGCTGTGCAACTGGCGCAAGGCCCCGAATGGGCGCAGGTACGGAGCATTCTCGAGGCACTGGAGCAGCACGTTGCCCCGCAACTGGACGGCTGCGGCCCGGCAGAAATGCACGGCCTGCTCGCCGCCCTCGATGGCCGCTTCGTGCCTGCCGGCCCCAGTGGCGCACCGAGTCGCGGGCGGTTGGACGTGCTGCCGACCGGGCGCAACTTCTATACCGTCGATGTGCGCAACCTGCCGACCACCACCGCCTGGCGCATTGGTTTTACTTCGGCCAACCTGATCCTTGAGCGGCACCTGCAGGACCACGGCGACCACCTGCGCCAACTGGGCCTGTCGGTGTGGGGCACTGCGACCATGCGCACCGGCGGTGACGACATCGCCCAGGCCATGGCCTTGCTCGGCGTGCGGCCGGTGTGGGCCAGTGGTAGCCAGCGGGTCGACGATTTCGAGATCTTGCCCTTGAGCTTGCTGGACCGGCCACGGGTGGATGTCACCTTGCGGGTCTCGGGGTTCTTCCGCGATGCCTTCGGCAACCTGATCAAGCTGTTCGATGCTGCAGTGCAAGCGGTGGCGGCGCTGGATGAGCCAGATGAGCTCAACCCCCTGGCGGCCAAGGTGCGCAGCGAGCGGGCAGAGTTGCAGGCCCAGGGCCTGGACGCCGAACAGGCAGGCCGGCAGGCCGGCTGGCGGGTGTTCGGGGCAAAGCCTGGGGCTTATGGCGCTGGCGTGCAGAACGCCATTGACGGGCGCCTGTGGAATGACCGCCAGGACCTGGCCGAGGTCTACCTGAATCACGGCGGCTTCGCCTACGGTGCTGGCGATGACGGCACGCCGGCGCGAGCCGACTTTGCCCGGCGCCTGAGCCAGGTGCAGGCGGTGCTGCAGAATCAGGACAACCACGAGCACGACCTGCTCGATTCCAACGACTATTACCAGTTCCAGGGTGGCATGCTCGCCGCCGTGGAAAGCCTGGGCGGCAACAGCGTCGCCAGCTACCACGGCGATCACAGCCAGCCGGACCGGCCGCGCATTCGCACCCTCAAGGAAGAACTCAACCGGGTGATTCGCGCCCGTGCGCTGAACCCCAAATGGATAGACGGGGCCAAGCGGCACGGCTATAAAGGTGCCTTCGAGCTGGCGGCCACTGTCGATAACCTGTTTGCCTTCGACGCCACCACCCACCTGATCGACGACCATCATTACCAGGCGCTGGCCGATGCCTATGTGCTCGATGGGCCGACTCGCGAGTTTATCCGCCAGCACAACCCCGACGCCTTGCGCGACATCACCGAGCGCCTGCTCGAAGCCCAACAGCGCGGGCTGTGGCAGGATCCGGGCGACTACCGTGAAGCCCTCGAGGAGCAGTTGCTCGACGGCGAAGAAGAGAATTGA
- a CDS encoding ATP-binding protein: protein MSEAAHFPLAAVVGADELKLALCLTAIDPKIGGVLIEGPRGMAKSTLARGLADLLGEGPFVTLPLGASEERLVGTLDLDAALGQGKAQFSPGVLAKADGGVLYVDEVNLLADHLVDLLLDVAASGTNRVERDGISHRHSARFVLIGTMNPEEGELRPQLLDRFGLNVVLEGQPLPQARGQIIRRRLDFDTDPEAFCGQWAAAQAALRERCHSARERLQQIALDDRALEQITERCFAAGVDGLRADLVWLRAARAHAAWRGAVAIDAEDIDAVAEFALRHRRREAPAPQPQTPDSGAAAQPSAGQQGQGQWGELAPQATPSAARREVPNWAKKP from the coding sequence ATGAGCGAAGCTGCACACTTTCCCCTGGCTGCCGTAGTGGGCGCCGATGAGCTGAAACTGGCGTTGTGCCTGACCGCCATCGACCCGAAAATTGGCGGGGTGCTGATCGAAGGCCCGCGGGGCATGGCCAAGAGCACCCTGGCGCGCGGCCTGGCCGATTTGCTCGGCGAAGGGCCGTTCGTGACATTGCCCCTGGGCGCCAGTGAAGAGCGCTTGGTCGGCACCCTGGACCTGGATGCTGCGCTGGGCCAGGGCAAGGCGCAGTTTTCCCCCGGGGTGTTGGCCAAGGCCGACGGCGGCGTGCTGTATGTCGATGAAGTCAATCTGTTGGCGGACCACCTGGTCGACCTGCTGCTGGATGTCGCCGCCAGCGGCACCAACCGGGTTGAACGCGACGGGATCTCCCACCGGCACAGCGCGCGCTTCGTGCTGATTGGCACCATGAACCCGGAAGAGGGCGAGTTGCGCCCGCAGTTGCTCGACCGCTTCGGCCTCAATGTGGTCCTCGAAGGCCAGCCGTTGCCGCAAGCCCGTGGCCAGATCATTCGCCGGCGCCTGGATTTCGACACTGACCCCGAGGCGTTCTGTGGCCAATGGGCAGCGGCCCAGGCCGCCTTGCGCGAGCGCTGCCATAGCGCCCGTGAGCGGCTGCAACAGATTGCCCTGGACGACCGGGCGCTGGAGCAGATCACCGAGCGCTGTTTCGCCGCTGGAGTCGATGGCCTGCGCGCCGACCTGGTCTGGCTGCGGGCGGCCCGGGCCCACGCCGCCTGGCGCGGTGCCGTGGCGATCGACGCCGAGGATATCGATGCCGTGGCCGAATTCGCCTTGCGCCACCGTCGTCGCGAGGCTCCCGCACCACAGCCACAAACGCCCGACAGCGGCGCTGCGGCGCAGCCATCAGCAGGTCAGCAGGGCCAGGGCCAATGGGGTGAACTGGCGCCACAGGCAACCCCAAGTGCTGCCCGGCGCGAGGTGCCGAACTGGGCAAAAAAGCCCTGA
- a CDS encoding vWA domain-containing protein, with the protein MAWPLTLLKGRPRTRSDLCWQQRTASSHELWLVIVDASASTRRHQALSRAKGMLAEFFDQAYRNRARLALLTASGTAPRWQRHGLKASASLQPWLQDLGAGGGTPLLAALEQARQWLQERQRRYPTQLQRCLIVTDGRIKTWDALQPLPCQTLLVDIESSPIRLGRAQLLAQQLHADYRHVETLAEITR; encoded by the coding sequence GTGGCCTGGCCGCTGACGTTGCTCAAGGGGCGCCCGCGCACCCGCAGCGACCTGTGCTGGCAGCAACGCACGGCCAGTAGCCATGAGTTGTGGCTGGTAATCGTCGATGCTTCGGCCTCGACCCGGCGGCATCAGGCCTTGAGCCGCGCCAAAGGCATGCTTGCCGAATTTTTCGACCAGGCCTACCGCAACCGCGCCCGGCTGGCCCTGCTCACCGCCAGCGGCACGGCGCCGCGCTGGCAACGCCATGGGCTCAAGGCGTCGGCCAGTTTGCAGCCGTGGTTGCAGGACCTTGGGGCGGGGGGCGGCACGCCATTGCTGGCAGCGCTGGAACAGGCGCGGCAGTGGCTGCAGGAGCGCCAGCGGCGCTATCCGACGCAACTGCAACGTTGCTTGATCGTCACCGACGGGCGGATTAAAACCTGGGACGCGTTGCAGCCGCTGCCGTGCCAGACCCTGTTGGTGGACATCGAAAGTTCGCCCATCAGGCTGGGCAGGGCGCAGTTACTTGCGCAGCAGTTGCATGCCGATTACCGGCATGTGGAGACACTGGCGGAAATCACCAGGTAA
- a CDS encoding sigma-54 dependent transcriptional regulator: protein MLEPASNRRLLIVDPCDDCHRLLPGLRTVGWDVHSCTLTSALEHPCDVGLLRLQATHLQHPDAVKDLISRSNTEWIAVLSPEELRAQNVGDFVCEWFFDFHTLPFDVSRVQVTLGRAFGMARLRGKGYVHVDEPEHELLGDSRPIRELRKLLSKLAPTESPVLIRGESGTGKELVARTLHRQSQRRDKPFVPINCGAIPEHLIQSELFGHEKGAFTGAHQRKIGRIEAAHGGTLFLDEIGDLPLELQANLLRFLQEKHIERVGGSQPIAVDVRVLAATHVDLEKAINSGRFREDLYYRLNVLQVVTAPLRDRHGDLSMLASHFSHFYSLETGRRPRSFSEDALVAMGKHDWPGNVRELANRVRRGLVLAEGRQIEPQDLGLLSQEASAPSIGTLEDYKHRAERQALCDVLNRHSDNLSIAAKVLGVSRPTFYRLLHKHQIR, encoded by the coding sequence ATGCTAGAGCCTGCATCCAACCGCCGCCTGCTGATCGTCGACCCGTGCGATGACTGCCATCGTTTGTTACCAGGCTTGCGCACTGTCGGTTGGGATGTGCACAGCTGTACCTTGACCTCGGCCCTGGAGCATCCCTGCGATGTCGGCCTGCTGCGTTTGCAGGCTACGCACCTGCAGCACCCGGATGCGGTCAAGGACCTGATCAGCCGCAGCAATACCGAATGGATTGCGGTCTTGAGCCCTGAGGAGTTGCGGGCACAGAATGTTGGCGACTTTGTCTGTGAATGGTTTTTTGACTTTCATACCTTGCCGTTCGATGTCTCGCGGGTCCAGGTGACCCTGGGGCGCGCGTTCGGCATGGCGCGCCTGCGGGGCAAAGGCTATGTGCATGTCGACGAGCCTGAACATGAATTGCTCGGTGATAGCCGGCCGATCCGTGAACTGCGCAAGCTGCTCAGCAAGCTGGCGCCCACCGAGTCGCCGGTGCTGATCCGTGGTGAAAGCGGCACCGGCAAGGAGCTGGTGGCGCGCACCCTGCATCGCCAGTCCCAGCGCCGCGACAAGCCTTTTGTGCCGATCAACTGCGGGGCGATCCCCGAACACCTGATCCAGTCGGAGTTGTTCGGCCACGAGAAGGGCGCTTTTACCGGCGCCCATCAGCGCAAGATCGGCCGTATTGAAGCTGCCCACGGCGGCACTTTGTTCCTCGACGAAATTGGCGACCTGCCGTTGGAGCTGCAAGCCAACCTGCTGCGTTTTCTACAGGAGAAGCACATCGAGCGGGTCGGCGGTAGTCAGCCGATTGCCGTGGATGTGCGGGTCCTGGCGGCAACTCACGTTGATCTGGAAAAAGCCATCAATAGCGGGCGCTTTCGTGAAGACTTGTATTACCGTTTGAACGTTCTGCAGGTGGTCACGGCGCCACTGCGCGACCGCCACGGTGATCTGTCGATGCTGGCCAGTCACTTTTCCCATTTCTACAGCCTGGAAACCGGGCGTCGTCCGCGCAGTTTCAGCGAGGATGCCCTGGTTGCCATGGGCAAGCACGACTGGCCGGGCAATGTCCGCGAATTGGCCAATCGGGTGCGGCGCGGCCTGGTGCTGGCAGAAGGTCGGCAAATTGAGCCCCAGGACCTTGGTCTGCTCAGCCAGGAGGCCAGCGCACCGAGCATCGGCACCCTCGAAGATTACAAGCACCGTGCTGAACGCCAGGCCCTGTGCGATGTGCTCAATCGCCACAGCGACAACCTGAGCATTGCCGCCAAGGTCCTGGGCGTGTCCCGGCCGACCTTCTACCGCCTGCTGCACAAGCATCAGATTCGCTAG
- a CDS encoding IS3 family transposase (programmed frameshift): MTKYNLSLKQSLIEECLSAKSVHEVALKHGMSPSILRRWVKGYEKHGAAGLIAKYSHYDAQFKLKVLQCVEQDGLSAQQACIRFDIRGPSSIRQWKKLYDEGGVEALQPHRHRESSMPRKPSKQPKESAAVPPDAELSPEQMLKELAYLRAENAYLKKPRCLDPSGPSHCAVRKAQAVQGLRHVYPLALLLRAAGLARSTFYYQNKALLTDKHADLKERIRSVYHKHQGRYGYRRITATLGHNGEAVNHKKVQRLMQLMGLKSLVRVKKYRSYRGDEGLVAPNLLKREFKAEAPNQKWATDVTEFKVKGQKLFLSPVMDLYNGEILAYQTNRRPEFNMVSSMLEQAFGRLNQDDKPILHSDQGWQYRQPTYRHMLAEKNIEQSMSRKGNCLDNAAMESFFGTLKSEFFYLESFESVEQLASGLDDYIAYYNQERISLRLNGLSPVQFRTQALNH; encoded by the exons ATGACGAAATACAACCTATCGCTCAAGCAATCACTGATCGAAGAATGTCTGTCTGCCAAAAGTGTTCATGAGGTGGCACTCAAGCATGGCATGAGCCCGTCGATCCTGCGCCGCTGGGTCAAAGGCTATGAGAAGCACGGTGCTGCAGGTTTGATTGCCAAATACAGCCATTACGACGCCCAGTTCAAATTGAAGGTGTTGCAGTGCGTCGAGCAAGACGGGCTGTCGGCCCAGCAAGCTTGTATACGGTTTGATATCCGTGGCCCGAGCAGCATCAGGCAATGGAAAAAGTTGTACGATGAAGGCGGAGTTGAAGCACTTCAGCCGCATCGTCACCGAGAGTCCAGCATGCCCCGCAAGCCTTCCAAACAACCCAAAGAGAGCGCTGCTGTTCCCCCGGACGCTGAGCTGTCCCCTGAACAGATGCTCAAAGAACTGGCATATCTGCGTGCAGAGAATGCCTATCTAAAAAAAC CTCGATGCCTTGATCCAAGCGGACCCTCGCACTGCGCGGTCAGAAAAGCGCAGGCCGTCCAAGGATTGAGGCATGTATATCCACTTGCTTTGCTACTACGTGCTGCTGGGTTGGCGCGCAGTACTTTCTACTACCAAAACAAAGCACTGCTGACTGACAAGCATGCTGATCTTAAAGAGCGCATACGCAGTGTCTATCACAAGCACCAAGGGCGCTACGGCTATCGCCGCATCACCGCGACCCTTGGGCACAATGGCGAGGCAGTCAATCACAAGAAAGTGCAGCGATTGATGCAGTTGATGGGCCTGAAATCGCTGGTCAGGGTGAAGAAATACCGCTCTTATCGGGGCGATGAGGGCCTTGTTGCACCTAATCTGCTCAAGCGTGAATTCAAAGCAGAAGCCCCCAACCAGAAATGGGCAACCGACGTGACGGAGTTCAAGGTAAAGGGGCAGAAACTGTTCCTTTCGCCTGTGATGGACCTGTACAACGGAGAAATCCTGGCTTACCAGACCAACCGCCGTCCCGAATTCAATATGGTTTCGAGTATGTTGGAACAAGCCTTTGGGCGGCTTAATCAAGATGACAAACCGATACTGCACTCTGATCAGGGCTGGCAGTACCGCCAGCCGACCTACCGGCACATGCTGGCTGAAAAGAACATTGAGCAGAGCATGTCGCGTAAGGGTAACTGCCTGGACAATGCTGCCATGGAAAGCTTTTTCGGCACACTCAAGAGTGAATTCTTCTACCTGGAATCGTTTGAAAGTGTCGAGCAACTGGCATCAGGGCTAGATGACTACATCGCTTATTACAACCAAGAGCGCATAAGCCTCAGACTGAATGGCTTGAGTCCGGTACAGTTTCGGACCCAAGCGCTGAATCATTAG